Part of the Thermoanaerobaculia bacterium genome, TTCCTCCTCGACGGCCCGAAGAACGCGAAGCTGACGGTCGCGCTCGCTCACGGCGCGGGGGCGCCGATGGACTCGCCGTTCCTGAACGACGTCGCGAAGGGGATCGCCGACGGCGGCTATCGCGTCGCGCGATTCGAGTTCCCCTACATGCAGGCGCGGCGGTCGGGAGGGAAATCGGGAGCGCCCGACCGGGAGCCCGTGCTGCGGGAAGCGTGGCTCGAAGCGATCCGCGAGCTCGGCCCGGCGCGCCTCGTCATCGGCGGCAAGTCGCTGGGCGGGCGGATCGCGAGCCTCGTCGCCGACGCGGCGGGCGTCCGGGGACTGCTCTGTTTCGGTTATCCCTTCCACCCGCCCGGAAAGCCCGACCGGCTCCGGACGGCGCACCTCGCGGATCTCGCGACTCCCGCGCTGGTTCTGCAGGGAACGCGCGACCCGTTCGGCGCCCCCGAGGAGGTATCCGGATACCGCCTCTCGCGCGCGATTCGCGTCGTTTGGGTCCCGGACGGCGATCATTCGTTCAAGCCGCGCGCGAAGAGCGGCCGGACGGAGGCGGAAAACCGCGCATTGGCGATTGCGGAGGCGCGGGCGTTCCTGCGCGAACGCGCGGCGTAGCGGGGCGGCGTTGCGGCCGCGTGTTATCGTTCGCCTCGTCATGTCGGACGTCGTCGTGCGGAAATGCCCGCTTTGCGGCGGCGAAATGATCAAGTCCAACAAGAGCTGGCATCTCGTGTTCATGCCCCCGTGGACCGGCTTTCTCTCGATTTCCGGCGCGCGCAACCGGGCCTATCCCTGGGCCTGCATGGGATGCGGCGTCGTCCTGATGTATCTCGACAACCTCCCGGTGCTCGCGGCCGACTACCGCAAGAACCGGGAGACCGCGAAGCTCGGCCTCCCGATCAACGCCGTCGAGCCCTGAGCGCGAGCGCGGATGTGCCCCGAGGGCCAGCCCGGATGTCCCCTGACGGCGAGCGGCTCGACGACGAGCGATCCCCTCGCCCGATGAGCGCGGCCGCTCCCGGAATCCGATACCTCGACGGCATCCGGCTGCGGCGGGCGGTCGTCGCGGGCGCGAGGTTCGTGACCGAGCGCGCGGAGCCGCTCAACCGCATCAACGTCTATCCCGTCCCCGACGGAGACACGGGCACGAACCTCGCGATCACGTTGACCCGGATCGCGCAGCGCGCGGCATCGGGAACCGAGCGCGACGCGCACGCCGCCGCGGTGTCGATCGCCGACGAGGCGGTCGCCGGCGCGCGGGGGAATTCGGGCGCGATCCTCGCGCAGTTCCTGACGGGTTTTTCGGAAGCGGTCCCGCCGAAGGCCCGCATCGACACCGGAGAGTTCGGCCAGGCCGTCGTCCACGGTGCGGAATCGGCGCGTACCGCGATCCAGCGGCCGCAGGAAGGGACGATCCTGACGGTCCTCAAGGACTGGGCGCAGGCGGTCTCGGCGAGAGCCGCGCAGGTCCGGGACTTCGGGACGCTCCTGTCCGAGTCGCTCGGCGCCGCGCGCGATTCGCTCGCGCGCACGCCGGAACAGCTCGCGCTCCTGAAGAAATCCGGCGTCGTGGACGCCGGGGCACAGGGCTTCGTCTATCTGCTCGAGGGGATCGTCCGGTACGTGCGGGACGCGGCGCGGCGGGCGCTCCCGGCGCCTCCGGAGAACGTCGCCGCGGCGACGTTCGACCGCTCGCCCGAGTCGATCATGTTCCGTTTCTGCACCGAGGCGCTCCTCGAGGGGGTCTCGCTCGACCGCGACTCCCTGCGCCGCAAGCTCGCGCTGCTGGGCGATTCGCTCGTGATGGCGGGCGGGGCGTCGCGGATGCGCGTCCACGTGCACACGAACGAGCCCGAGATCGTCTTCGCCCAGCTCGCCGAGCTCGCCGCCGTCGCGCAGACGAAGGTCGAGGACATGCGGCAACAGCACGAGCAGCGCTTCGACAAGAACCGCGCTTCGCGCGTGGCGATCGTCACCGACTCCGCGTGCGACCTGCCGGATGCCCTCCTCGAAGAGCTGAACGTCCATTTCGTCCCGCTCCGGATCCATTTCGGAATGGAGAACGCGCTCGACCGGGTCACGATCAAGGCCTCGGAGTTCTACGCGCGCTTCGCCGTGGAGAAGGAGTATCCGAAGACGTCGCAACCTCCGGCCGCCGATTTCCGCCAGCTCTACGAGTCGCTCGCCCAGCACCACGGCGCGATCGTGTCGATCCACCTCTCCGGCGCGCTC contains:
- a CDS encoding DegV family protein; translated protein: MSAAAPGIRYLDGIRLRRAVVAGARFVTERAEPLNRINVYPVPDGDTGTNLAITLTRIAQRAASGTERDAHAAAVSIADEAVAGARGNSGAILAQFLTGFSEAVPPKARIDTGEFGQAVVHGAESARTAIQRPQEGTILTVLKDWAQAVSARAAQVRDFGTLLSESLGAARDSLARTPEQLALLKKSGVVDAGAQGFVYLLEGIVRYVRDAARRALPAPPENVAAATFDRSPESIMFRFCTEALLEGVSLDRDSLRRKLALLGDSLVMAGGASRMRVHVHTNEPEIVFAQLAELAAVAQTKVEDMRQQHEQRFDKNRASRVAIVTDSACDLPDALLEELNVHFVPLRIHFGMENALDRVTIKASEFYARFAVEKEYPKTSQPPAADFRQLYESLAQHHGAIVSIHLSGALSGTFQAAVNASREIPDTEILEVDSRNASIAEGLVVRAAAEAILQGASAEEAAQIARDAATRVRLFVAVPTIEHLVRGGRVSAGKGSFARALHLLPVLTVGRDGKATSAGMGFGYRRAVRKMMRLLFAAAGRSGGQRFGVVHADALEEAEVLAREIRERYPSSDVIVLECSPVLGAHGGPGALGVAVLPS
- a CDS encoding alpha/beta family hydrolase translates to FLLDGPKNAKLTVALAHGAGAPMDSPFLNDVAKGIADGGYRVARFEFPYMQARRSGGKSGAPDREPVLREAWLEAIRELGPARLVIGGKSLGGRIASLVADAAGVRGLLCFGYPFHPPGKPDRLRTAHLADLATPALVLQGTRDPFGAPEEVSGYRLSRAIRVVWVPDGDHSFKPRAKSGRTEAENRALAIAEARAFLRERAA